The sequence below is a genomic window from Coffea arabica cultivar ET-39 chromosome 4c, Coffea Arabica ET-39 HiFi, whole genome shotgun sequence.
AGTTTTTTGTTCCTAGTATTAATCCACCTAAAATTTTGTGTGTATGGATTCatttttgctttatttcttgATGTGATGCTTCAGTGTTTTAATgggtttttgtttgttttacgAATTTTAGTGATATTATGGGGGCAGCGCCTCCAATTGTTCCACCGCCTATGATGGGTAGTGGAGGTTTAGGCCCGAGTTATGACCGTGGTGGGCCTCCTCCTCGGTATGGTGGGCCTATGGGGGCACCGCCACCTGTGGTGGATGGTGGTAGAGGGGTCGGCAGTGGTGGTGGCTATGGTGGTTTAGGAGATAGAAGGGGTGATTTTAGAGCTAGGGGGTTTGATTCGGGACGTAGTGGAGGTAGGAGTGGTGGCAGTGGAAGGGGTGGTTCCGATGCTGGGAGGGGTGGTGGAATGGGTTTTCGAGGTGGGCATGGGGGAGGAAGGGGTGGTTTTGATGGAGGACGGGGTGGTGGTAGTAGTGGAAGAGGTGGTAGACATGGTAGTAGGCCAAGAGATGACCTAGATAATCTTGCTCTTCCAAAGCAAGAATTTGGGAACTTGGTTCCTTTTGAGAAGAACTTTTATGTTGAGAGTCCTTCAGTGAGGGCAATGACCGAGCAAGAGGTTGCAGTTTATCGTGCCAGACGGGAGATGACTGTTGATGGCCATGATGTTCCAAAGCCAATAAGGATGTTTCATGAGGCAAACTTTCCTGGTATTTTAGTTAAATGATTGTTTCCTGGTACTTtagttaaatgattgtttgatGAATATAAGATTTCATGTCTGTATAATGTTGAGATTATTGGTTCTTGCTTTTTGCTTTGCCAGATTATTGCCTTGAGGTGATTGCTAGATTAGGTTTTGTTGAGCCCACACCTATTCAGTCTCAAGGTTGGCCCATGGCCTTGAAAGGTAGAGATCTTATAGGCATTGCTGAGACTGGTTCTGGGAAGACTTTGGCTTATATGTTGCCTGCTTTGGTACATGTCAGTGCGCAGCCGCGACTGGGTAAGTGACATTTTCTGATTTGTTCTGGTAACTCTTTACTTTCTTGGTCATTTCTTTTGCCTTTTTCCCCCCTTAAAGTCTTGCCATGGGAAAAAATGTAGCACAAGGAGACGGTCCCATTGTGCTAGTACTAGCACCTACAAGAGAATTGGCTGTTCAGATCCAAGAAGAAGCAATGAAATTTGGATCCCGTATAAGAAGTACTTGCATCTATGGTGGTGCCCCAAAAGGACCACAAATCCGTGATCTTAAAAGAGGTAATATTGTGTCTTTATTAATTTGTTAATGTCTGAAGAGTAAACAAATTTTTGATCCAATGTGCACTGATAAATTTATATGTATGTGTTACAGGAGTTGAAATTGTTATTGCCACTCCGGGTAGATTGATAGATATGCTGGAGGCTCAACATACAAATTTGAAAAGAGTAACTTACCTCGTACTAGATGAGGCTGATCGAATGCTTGATATGGGATTTGAGCCTCAAATTAGGAAAATTGTTTCACAGGTTTGGAAGCTGTGGGCTTCTCTTTTTTAAAATGTTACATCAATCAGTTGTTTTTAGGTTGATGTGTGCTGCATGGCTTTATTTTGACCTTTGCTCTTGTGTATATTTTAAGCAAGATTTTATCATGTATTTTAGGCCTTCTTCTGATATCACGGTTATGGTATAGTCCAAGGCTTTGCTGTTGGTCTTTTAGTGGGTAGAAAGTTTAATGGTTGTGTGGATTCAAATCGCTAGGTTTGGTTTGTAAAGTTGTATGGAAAGATCCAAGCCACTAAAAATATATTCAGGCTTTAATAATGTCATGGCTTATAATATTTGGATGAAAACCCAAATCTTGCATATGATGACCTGCTAACATTAATTAAAATTTGGTAATCAACTTTGAAATATTGTAGACACAGCTTCCTTGAGAAAATTAAGAGCTTAACAGGATATAGGGGTTGCAGTTATGCTGTGATGTT
It includes:
- the LOC113739871 gene encoding DEAD-box ATP-dependent RNA helicase 20-like, whose translation is MFNPYDSRYTDAGSYRNRRSDIMGAAPPIVPPPMMGSGGLGPSYDRGGPPPRYGGPMGAPPPVVDGGRGVGSGGGYGGLGDRRGDFRARGFDSGRSGGRSGGSGRGGSDAGRGGGMGFRGGHGGGRGGFDGGRGGGSSGRGGRHGSRPRDDLDNLALPKQEFGNLVPFEKNFYVESPSVRAMTEQEVAVYRARREMTVDGHDVPKPIRMFHEANFPDYCLEVIARLGFVEPTPIQSQGWPMALKGRDLIGIAETGSGKTLAYMLPALVHVSAQPRLAQGDGPIVLVLAPTRELAVQIQEEAMKFGSRIRSTCIYGGAPKGPQIRDLKRGVEIVIATPGRLIDMLEAQHTNLKRVTYLVLDEADRMLDMGFEPQIRKIVSQIRPDRQTLYWSATWPREVEALARQFLRNPYKVIIGSPELKANQSIRQIIEIVTDVEKYNRLIRLLKEVMDGSRILIFVETKKGCDQVTRQLRMDGWPALSIHGDKSQDERDWVLADFKSGRNPIMIATDVAARGLDVKDIKCVVNYDFPSSLEDYVHRIGRTGRAGATGTAFTFFTHANAKFARDLIKILRDAGQIIPPDLSAMARSTGSTMGGNNFRSRGRGGFGNRGISGSNTIPLGAKKPW